In a single window of the Drosophila albomicans strain 15112-1751.03 chromosome 3, ASM965048v2, whole genome shotgun sequence genome:
- the LOC117569031 gene encoding heparan sulfate 2-O-sulfotransferase pipe isoform X1 has product MSVNTDRSYKMKLRDVENAFKYRRIPYPKRSVELIALLAISCTFFLFMHTNKLNSRLKEMEVKLQPSEFSALGLTGNHISGHDAGKHDDINTLHGTYQYLKSTGQILQLNANALNNTKNAEIDVLFYNRVPKTGSIQFIELMKQLGKVHDYDVEKDPQNGGIIPLLETAGENDLIDNIVGLEDGTVFASHVNYLNFTKYEQPRPIYVNMVRDPVERVISWYYYIRAPWVFVPGRRRSNREMPNPAWVNTEFDQCVLNGEKVCSYIEGSLLERVGDHRRQTLFFCGHNEFKCTPFNSRLPLQLAKQNVEREYAVVGTWEHTNETLAVLEAYIPRYFADASRMYYSGLHMEKSNDNPMKPHIRQEIIDMVRRNFTREIEFYQFCRQRLHKQYLALKLNDLMRMDDSLVNLKQANELAIRD; this is encoded by the exons ATGTCTGTAAACACCGATCGATcctacaaaatgaaattgcgtGATGTGGAAAATGCCTTCAAGTACAGGCGCATACCGTATCCCAAGCG TTCTGTGGAGCTGATAGCGCTGTTGGCCATATCGTGCACCTTCTTTCTGTTcatgcacacaaacaaattgaacagTCGCCTCAAGGAAATGGAGGTGAAGCTGCAGCCATCGGAATTCTCGGCCCTGGGTCTAACCGGCAATCACATAAGCGGACATGATGCGGGCA AACACGATGACATCAATACGCTTCACGGCACCTATCAATATCTGAAGAGCACCGGCCAG ATCCTTCAACTCAATGCCAATGCCCTgaataacacaaaaaacgCCGAGATCGATGTTCTCTTCTACAATCGTGTACCCAAAACGGGTAGCATACAATTCATTGAACTGATGAAGCAACTTGGCAAAGTGCATGACTATGATGTCGAGAAGGATCCACAAAACGGTGGCATAATTCCCTTACTGGAGACTGCCGGCGAGAACGACCTGATCGACAATATTGTCGGCTTAGAGGATGGCACCGTCTTTGCCAGTCACGTCAACTATTTGAACTTTACCAAATACGAGCAACCTCGTCCCATCTATGTGAATATGGTGCGTGATCCTGTCGAGCGTGTGATCAGttggtattattatatacGTGCTCCGTGGGTGTTTGTACCAGGACGTCGTCGCTCCAATCGCGAAATGCCCAATCCAGCGTGGGTCAACACAGAGTTCGATCAGTGTGTGCTGAATGGTGAAAAGGTTTGCTCCTACATTGAGGGATCGCTGCTGGAGCGTGTGGGCGATCATCGTAGGCAAACGCTCTTCTTCTGTGGTCACAACGAGTTCAAGTGCAC ACCCTTCAACTCCCGCTTGCCCTTGCAGCTGGCCAAGCAGAATGTGGAGCGCGAATACGCTGTAGTTGGCACTTGGGAGCATACCAATGAAACCCTTGCTGTGCTTGAGGCCTATATACCGCGTTACTTTGCGGATGCCTCTAGAATGTATTACT CTGGTCTCCATATGGAAAAATCGAATGATAACCCCATGAAACCGCACATTAGGCAGGAGATCATTGACATGGTGCGTCGTAATTTTACACGCGAAATCGAATTCTATCAATTTTGTCGACAGCGGCTGCATAAACAATATCTGGCATTAAAACTGAACGATCTTATGCGCATGGATGATAGTTTAGTCAATTTAAAGCAAGCCAATGAACTTGCCATTAGAGATTAG
- the LOC117569031 gene encoding heparan sulfate 2-O-sulfotransferase pipe isoform X6 yields MSVNTDRSYKMKLRDVENAFKYRRIPYPKRSVELIALLAISCTFFLFMHTNKLNSRLKEMEVKLQPSEFSALGLTGNHISGHDAGKHDDINTLHGTYQYLKSTGQLAGLTAAQLNNTPKAEREYVLFNRIEKVGSQSMTQLLGQLGRLHGFQTYRNEIPPVKKPLKTFEEEAEEAADLMDLSDPGAYVEHTNWINFTAHDLPKPIYINLVRHPIQKVMSAYYYQRHPVIYANSLLRNPNKPKQDKEYFDTSFNDCVRQRASPDCIFDPHSKYNSDWRRFALRLCGNQPVCL; encoded by the exons ATGTCTGTAAACACCGATCGATcctacaaaatgaaattgcgtGATGTGGAAAATGCCTTCAAGTACAGGCGCATACCGTATCCCAAGCG TTCTGTGGAGCTGATAGCGCTGTTGGCCATATCGTGCACCTTCTTTCTGTTcatgcacacaaacaaattgaacagTCGCCTCAAGGAAATGGAGGTGAAGCTGCAGCCATCGGAATTCTCGGCCCTGGGTCTAACCGGCAATCACATAAGCGGACATGATGCGGGCA AACACGATGACATCAATACGCTTCACGGCACCTATCAATATCTGAAGAGCACCGGCCAG TTGGCTGGACTGACAGCAGCACAATTGAACAATACACCCAAGGCAGAAAGAGAATATGTATTATTCAATCGCATAGAGAAGGTTGGCAGTCAATCGATGACACAACTTTTGGGCCAATTGGGTAGACTGCACGGCTTCCAGACCTATCGCAATGAGATACCACCCGTAAAAAAACCATTAAAGACCTTTGAGGAGGAGGCCGAAGAGGCTGCCGATCTCATGGATCTATCAGATCCCGGTGCCTATGTGGAGCATACAAACTGGATCAATTTCACGGCACATGATTTGCCCAAACCGATTTATATAAATCTGGTGCGACATCCCATACAGAAGGTGATGAGTGCCTATTACTATCAACGCCATCCGGTGATCTATGCCAATTCGTTGTTGCGTAATCCTAACAAACCCAAACAGGATAAGGAATATTTCGATACGAGTTTCAATGATTGCGTGCGACAAAGAGCAAGTCCCGATTGCATCTTCGATCCGCACTCCAAGTATAATAGTGATTGGCGACGCTTCGCCTTGCGTTTGTGTGGCAATCAGCCAGTTTGTCTGTAG
- the LOC117569031 gene encoding heparan sulfate 2-O-sulfotransferase pipe isoform X3 has product MSVNTDRSYKMKLRDVENAFKYRRIPYPKRSVELIALLAISCTFFLFMHTNKLNSRLKEMEVKLQPSEFSALGLTGNHISGHDAGKHDDINTLHGTYQYLKSTGQLQHLTSAQLNNTPHSKLDTLFFNRVPKTGSEKLMALLKLLAKRNNFEARRDPEQLLETILIDNGFARHLLDAEILNCSTPNSYTKHVAFVNFAAYQKPWPIYINLVRDPIERLISWFYYARAPWYLADRANTFGEAYKMPSSEWLQKDFNRCVSERDPECVYEQLEMGNLGDHRRQTLFFCGQNLKICMPFNSLEAMQRAKRNVEKRYAVVGTWEDTNTTLSVLETYIPRFFAGARDEYYAMQRQVENVNRNALRPTISEETRLLLSRNLTHEIEFYQFARQRLNKQYIAHHLEKDRSVSG; this is encoded by the exons ATGTCTGTAAACACCGATCGATcctacaaaatgaaattgcgtGATGTGGAAAATGCCTTCAAGTACAGGCGCATACCGTATCCCAAGCG TTCTGTGGAGCTGATAGCGCTGTTGGCCATATCGTGCACCTTCTTTCTGTTcatgcacacaaacaaattgaacagTCGCCTCAAGGAAATGGAGGTGAAGCTGCAGCCATCGGAATTCTCGGCCCTGGGTCTAACCGGCAATCACATAAGCGGACATGATGCGGGCA AACACGATGACATCAATACGCTTCACGGCACCTATCAATATCTGAAGAGCACCGGCCAG CTACAACACCTGACCAGCGCCCAATTGAACAACACGCCGCACTCCAAACTGGATACACTGTTCTTCAATCGGGTGCCCAAGACGGGCAGCGAGAAGTTGATGGCGCTGCTCAAATTGTTGGCCAAACGCAACAATTTCGAGGCGCGTCGCGATCCCGAACAGCTCCTCGAAACGATTCTCATCGACAACGGCTTCGCACGCCATTTACTCGATGCCGAAATACTCAATTGCAGCACACCAAATTCCTACACAAAGCACGTGGCCTTTGTCAACTTTGCCGCGTATCAGAAACCATGGCCCATCTACATAAATCTTGTCCGAGATCCCATCGAACGGTTAATCAGTTGGTTCTATTATGCACGTGCTCCATGGTATTTGGCGGATCGTGCCAATACATTTGGTGAGGCGTATAAAATGCCCTCGTCGGAGTGGCTGCAAAAGGATTTCAATCGTTGTGTCTCCGAGCGGGACCCAGAGTGTGTCTATGAGCAGCTGGAGATGGGCAATCTGGGTGACCATCGAAGGCAGACGCTCTTCTTTTGTGGCCAGAATCTCAAGATTTGTAT GCCATTCAACTCCCTTGAGGCCATGCAACGCGCGAAGCGGAATGTGGAAAAGCGTTACGCCGTCGTAGGCACTTGGGAGGATACGAACACAACGCTCAGCGTGCTGGAGACATATATACCACGATTCTTTGCCGGCGCCCGGGACGAATACTATGCGATGCAGCGGCAAGTGGAGAATGTGAATCGGAATGCGTTGAGGCCGACAATCAGCGAGGAGACGCGATTGCTTCTCAGCAGGAATCTGACGCACGAGATTGAGTTCTATCAGTTTGCCAGGCAGCGTCTGAATAAGCAGTATATAGCACATCACTTGGAGAAAGATCGCTCAGTTAGCGGCTAA
- the LOC117569031 gene encoding heparan sulfate 2-O-sulfotransferase pipe isoform X5 encodes MSVNTDRSYKMKLRDVENAFKYRRIPYPKRSVELIALLAISCTFFLFMHTNKLNSRLKEMEVKLQPSEFSALGLTGNHISGHDAGKHDDINTLHGTYQYLKSTGQRGHNVHAPRHTVDLSELDDKHHQTPHQPHNHLHKAPHDRQLAMPENRHDPADDDLDYEDDDDDDDDEEVHNINLAADMLNNTKKAEVDFVFFNRVPKVGSQSLMELMRRLGKINGFQHARNPGSTKETIMMTKDGQQELVAELLTRQKPHIYSQHVAYINFTRFHLPRPIYINLVRDPIERIISWHYYVRARWYYNDMKAKLGENSIAMPSDEFLNLDLDTCVRNHDPYCTFTQMEIKNPVGDHRRQTLFFCGMNKKLCM; translated from the exons ATGTCTGTAAACACCGATCGATcctacaaaatgaaattgcgtGATGTGGAAAATGCCTTCAAGTACAGGCGCATACCGTATCCCAAGCG TTCTGTGGAGCTGATAGCGCTGTTGGCCATATCGTGCACCTTCTTTCTGTTcatgcacacaaacaaattgaacagTCGCCTCAAGGAAATGGAGGTGAAGCTGCAGCCATCGGAATTCTCGGCCCTGGGTCTAACCGGCAATCACATAAGCGGACATGATGCGGGCA AACACGATGACATCAATACGCTTCACGGCACCTATCAATATCTGAAGAGCACCGGCCAG CGCGGCCACAATGTGCACGCACCTCGACACACCGTGGATCTATCAGAACTCGACGATAAACACCATCAGACGCCCCATCAGCCACACAATCATCTGCACAAGGCACCGCACGATCGACAGCTTGCAATGCCCGAGAATAGACATGATCCGGCTGATGATGACTTGGActacgaagacgacgacgatgatgatgatgatgaggaggtGCATAACATTAATCTGGCAGCCGATATGCTCAATAATACCAAAAAGGCCGAAGTTGATTTTGTCTTCTTCAATCGTGTACCCAAAGTGGGCAGTCAATCGTTGATGGAGCTGATGCGTCGCCTGGGCAAGATTAATGGGTTTCAACATGCTCGCAATCCGGGCAGCACTAAGGAGACCATCATGATGACCAAGGATGGGCAACAGGAGCTCGTTGCCGAACTGTTGACACGCCAAAAGCCACACATTTATAGTCAGCATGTTGCCTACATCAATTTTACGCGTTTCCATTTGCCACGTCCGATTTACATTAATCTGGTGCGCGATCCCATCGAACGCATCATCAGTTGGCATTATTATGTGCGTGCAAGATGGTATTATAATGACATGAAAGCAAAACTGGGTGAGAATTCGATTGCTATGCCATCGGATGAGTTTCTCAATCTCGACTTGGACACGTGTGTGAGGAACCATGATCCTTACTGCACTTTCACGCAGATGGAGATCAAGAATCCGGTGGGTGATCATCGCAGGCAAACCTTGTTCTTCTGCGGCATGAACAAGAAGCTGTGCATGTAA
- the LOC117569034 gene encoding heparan sulfate 2-O-sulfotransferase pipe-like: protein MQKAKHTVESEYAVVGTWEDTNITLTVLEHYIPRYFANAKVAYYLGKEGLSKINRNNVTRTVSEETRQILRKNLTNEIEFYEFCKQRLYLQYAALGNGKRFGEDDYLLVPEQHGGNQIDDGY from the exons ATGCAGAAGGCTAAGCACACGGTGGAGTCGGAGTACGCTGTGGTGGGCACCTGGGAAGACACGAATATCACTCTCACCGTACTCGAACACTATATACCTCGTTATTTCGCCAATGCCAAGGTGGCATATTATT TGGGCAAGGAAGGTCTCTCGAAAATCAATCGCAATAATGTCACTCGCACTGTCAGCGAGGAGACCCGTCAGATTCTTCGCAAGAATCTGACAAATGAGATCGAGTTCTATGAATTCTGCAAACAACGGTTATATCTCCAATATGCTGCTTTGGGGAATGGAAAACGCTTTGGCGAGGACGATTATCTTCTGGTGCCGGAGCAGCACGGTGGAAATCAAATTGATGACGGGTATTAG
- the LOC127565674 gene encoding heparan sulfate 2-O-sulfotransferase pipe-like: MPLTIVVSCRNLNSEFATQIAKEHVEREYAVVGSWEDTNITLAVLEAYIPRFFAKATELYYSKQDEFMKNATPHDKHLDEDVETYMKQHFAYEIELYNFCKQRLYKQYIAIRKTEFEQESVANNQT, translated from the exons ATGCCTCTAACTATCGTTGTTTCCTGCAGGAATTTGAATTCAGAGTTTGCCACACAGATAGCCAAGGAGCATGTGGAAAGGGAATATGCCGTCGTTGGCAGCTGGGAAGATACGAATATTACGTTGGCCGTGCTTGAAGCATATATACCACGATTCTTTGCCAAGGCCACAGAACTCTACTACT CTAAGCAGGACGAGTTTATGAAGAATGCAACGCCGCATGATAAGCATCTGGACGAGGATGTGGAGACATATATGAAGCAACATTTTGCctatgaaattgaattgtacAACTTTTGTAAGCAGCGCCTCTATAAGCAGTATATAGCCATCAGAAAGACTGAATTCGAACAAGAATCTGTAGCCAATAATCAGACCTAA
- the LOC127565675 gene encoding heparan sulfate 2-O-sulfotransferase pipe-like encodes MMKTCSPFNSPAAIQMAKEHVERDYAVVGSWEDTNITLSVFERYIPRFFRGAKLMYEMHNNKITNRNKNKRKPFIEPEVKEMIRKNFTHEYEFYHFCKQRLYKQYLALNLHELDKHGLLK; translated from the exons ATGATGAAAACTTGCAGTCCTTTCAATTCACCAGCTGCCATACAAATGGCCAAGGAGCATGTGGAACGGGATTATGCTGTAGTTGGCAGCTGGGAAGATACAAACATCACGTTGAGCGTCTTTGAGCGTTATATTCCACGTTTCTTCCGCGGTGCTAAACTTATGTATGAGA TGCACAATAACAAGATCACGAATCGGAACAAGAACAAACGCAAGCCCTTCATTGAGCCTGAGGTCAAGGAGATGATTAGGAAAAACTTTACCCATGAGTATGAGTTTTATCACTTCTGCAAGCAGCGTCTGTACAAACAGTATTTGGCCCTCAATCTGCATGAGCTGGACAAGCATGGATTGTTAAAGTAG